In Oryza sativa Japonica Group chromosome 2, ASM3414082v1, the following are encoded in one genomic region:
- the LOC4329935 gene encoding protein FAR1-RELATED SEQUENCE 6 isoform X2, which produces MMEAEEAFPPQRNPRRARRRDLNALDPSLEESDGEDIGVPEVGMVFNNHTEVNRFYRRYARRVGFGVSVRRSSFSQEGTCLYLELMCCKGGRPRYEPKFRKRASSTTNCPAKIRVKLWGDKLLHVELAILDHNHPVSPAMARFLNSYKQLSGPAKRRLRMGGPGAMPVEEPSKMPVDKLGALEELLFGESKHHSFVERGRLKFQPGDSEALRLFFTRMQAKNANFFNVIDLDDEGCVRNVFWVDARSRSMYEFYNDVVTLDTSYVVGKYDMPLATFIGVNHHGQSVLLGCGLLSDETAETYSWLFKAWIACMYGNLPKAIITGHCRGIQSAVAEVIPGVHHRICLFHIMRKATERLGGLSEYAAISKAFQKAVYDSLTIDEFEGNWNALITYNGLQGNDWLRSIYECRYSWVPVFLKDTFWAGMSATQRNENIIPFFDGYVDLKTTLKHFLGKYEMALQSKYEKEAQADFETFHKQRPPVSKFYMEEQLSKVYTHNIFKKFQDEIEAIMYCHVSFINVDGLISTFDVKEWIFLEDGKRTMSKIFTVTNNTDKNDLTCICGGFQFNGILCRHSLSVLKFQQVREIPPHYVLDRWKKDFRQLHVMGRPSSDVVPNNRVDRYDYLSMRCLQLVDSAVLSDKYRLALRLVREMEKFMLNSNTHDDTQPRIKSRIPKANKPNTVVGQNLVNVGTYNGNDRPKATTEASSLTQGLDVQKGGAEKGIVPAGYIGLPANVQQFVGSQTAIRPSIVYMVPSGVDPQAFGNGVLMPVVYQQMFQVPQQPNGTMPDTSANGKRKRPRAQKPTEASEQSNGTPATGPTSG; this is translated from the exons GATCCCAGTTTAGAAGAGTCTGATGGAGAGGATATTGGTGTTCCAGAAGTTGGCATGGTGTTCAATAACCACACGGAGGTCAACCGATTCTACCGAAGGTATGCTCGCCGTGTTGGCTTTGGGGTGTCTGTTAGGAGGTCCTCATTTTCACAAGAGGGCACCTGCTTATATCTGGAGCTCATGTGCTGCAAAGGAGGGCGGCCACGTTATGAGCCAAAGTTCAGGAAACGGGCCTCTTCAACCACTAACTGTCCAGCCAAGATCAGAGTAAAGCTATGGGGAGATAAATTGTTGCATGtagagttggcaatccttgatCATAATCATCCTGTTAGCCCAGCAATGGCAAGGTTTTTGAACTCCTATAAGCAGCTATCTGGCCCTGCAAAGAGGCGATTACGTATGGGTGGCCCTGGAGCTATGCCAGTGGAAGAACCAAGCAAGATGCCTGTTGATAAGTTGGGTGCACTTGAGGAGCTTTTGTTTGGAGAGAGCAAGCACCATAGTTTTGTTGAGAGGGGCCGCTTGAAGTTCCAACCTGGAGATTCAGAAGCCCTTCGGCTTTTCTTTACTCGTATGCAAGCCAAAAATGCAAACTTCTTTAATGTCATTGACTTGGATGATGAAGGCTGTGTCAGAAATGTCTTCTGGGTAGATGCACGGTCAAGATCCATGTATGAGTTCTATAACGATGTTGTCACACTTGACACATCGTATGTGGTCGGTAAATATGATATGCCTCTTGCAACTTTTATTGGGGTGAATCATCATGGCCAATCTGTTTTATTGGGTTGTGGCCTGCTTTCAGATGAAACAGCAGAAACCTATTCATGGCTATTTAAGGCTTGGATAGCATGCATGTATGGTAATCTTCCAAAGGCTATCATCACTGGCCACTGCAGGGGCATCCAGAGTGCGGTTGCTGAGGTTATTCCTGGAGTCCATCATAGAATATGCCTATTTCATATAATGAGGAAGGCGACAGAGCGATTAGGTGGTCTGTCGGAGTACGCAGCTATCAGCAAGGCTTTCCAAAAAGCTGTATATGATTCTTTAACCATAGATGAGTTTGAAGGAAATTGGAATGCTCTGATTACATACAATGGGCTTCAGGGTAATGACTGGCTAAGATCAATTTATGAGTGCCGATACTCATGGGTTCCTGTTTTTCTTAAAGATACATTTTGGGCAGGAATGTCTGCTACACAAAGAAATGAAAATATCATTCCTTTCTTTGATGGATATGTAGATTTGAAAACCACATTGAAGCACTTTCTTGGGAAGTATGAGATGGCCTTGCAGAGCAAATATGAAAAGGAGGCCCAAGCAGATTTTGAGACATTCCATAAGCAGCGCCCACCTGTGTCAAAATTCTATATGGAAGAGCAACTGTCCAAGGTATACACCCATAACATCTTCAAGAAATTCCAAGATGAAATTGAAGCAATAATGTACTGCCATGTATCTTTCATTAATGTTGATGGCCTCATATCCACATTCGATGTCAAGGAATGGATTTTCCTTGAAGATGGTAAAAGGACTATGAGCAAGATCTTTACAGTGACAAATAACACAGATAAAAATGATTTAACTTGTATCTGTGGAGGTTTCCAGTTTAATGGAATATTGTGTAGGCATAGTCTCTCAGTCCTCAAGTTTCAACAGGTTCGTGAAATTCCTCCACACTATGTTCTTGATAGGTGGAAAAAGGATTTCAGACAGTTGCATGTGATGGGGCGTCCTTCAAGTGATGTTGTTCCAAACAATCGTGTGGATCGATATGATTATTTGTCAATGAGATGTCTGCAGCTAGTTGATTCAGCAGTCCTATCAGATAAATATCGTCTTGCTTTGAGATTGGTGAGGGAGATGGAGAAGTTTATGTTAAACAGCAACACGCATGATGATACACAACCAAGGATCAAGTCTCGCATTCCTAAAGCAAATAAACCAAATACAGTGGTTGGTCAAAATCTGGTAAACGTTGGCACTTACAATGGAAATGATAGGCCCAAAGCAACAACAGAG GCTTCTTCATTAACACAGGGATTGGATGTCCAGAAG GGAGGAGCAGAAAAGGGCATAGTTCCTGCTGGTTACATTGGACTGCCAGCTAATGTTCAGCAATTCGTAGGCAGTCAAACAGCGATTCGCCCAAGCATTGTGTATATGGTTCCG AGTGGTGTTGACCCACAGGCATTTGGAAATGGTGTTCTGATGCCTGTTGTGTACCAGCAGATGTTCCAG GTACCCCAGCAGCCAAATGGAACCATGCCAGATACTTCAGCAAATGGAAAAAGGAAGCGGCCTCGTGCCCAGAAGCCAACAGAGGCATCTGAACAGTCAAATGGAACCCCGGCAACAGGACCCACATCTGGGTAG
- the LOC4329935 gene encoding protein FAR1-RELATED SEQUENCE 6 isoform X1, giving the protein MMEAEEAFPPQRNPRRARRRDLNALDPSLEESDGEDIGVPEVGMVFNNHTEVNRFYRRYARRVGFGVSVRRSSFSQEGTCLYLELMCCKGGRPRYEPKFRKRASSTTNCPAKIRVKLWGDKLLHVELAILDHNHPVSPAMARFLNSYKQLSGPAKRRLRMGGPGAMPVEEPSKMPVDKLGALEELLFGESKHHSFVERGRLKFQPGDSEALRLFFTRMQAKNANFFNVIDLDDEGCVRNVFWVDARSRSMYEFYNDVVTLDTSYVVGKYDMPLATFIGVNHHGQSVLLGCGLLSDETAETYSWLFKAWIACMYGNLPKAIITGHCRGIQSAVAEVIPGVHHRICLFHIMRKATERLGGLSEYAAISKAFQKAVYDSLTIDEFEGNWNALITYNGLQGNDWLRSIYECRYSWVPVFLKDTFWAGMSATQRNENIIPFFDGYVDLKTTLKHFLGKYEMALQSKYEKEAQADFETFHKQRPPVSKFYMEEQLSKVYTHNIFKKFQDEIEAIMYCHVSFINVDGLISTFDVKEWIFLEDGKRTMSKIFTVTNNTDKNDLTCICGGFQFNGILCRHSLSVLKFQQVREIPPHYVLDRWKKDFRQLHVMGRPSSDVVPNNRVDRYDYLSMRCLQLVDSAVLSDKYRLALRLVREMEKFMLNSNTHDDTQPRIKSRIPKANKPNTVVGQNLVNVGTYNGNDRPKATTEMQASSLTQGLDVQKGGAEKGIVPAGYIGLPANVQQFVGSQTAIRPSIVYMVPSGVDPQAFGNGVLMPVVYQQMFQVPQQPNGTMPDTSANGKRKRPRAQKPTEASEQSNGTPATGPTSG; this is encoded by the exons GATCCCAGTTTAGAAGAGTCTGATGGAGAGGATATTGGTGTTCCAGAAGTTGGCATGGTGTTCAATAACCACACGGAGGTCAACCGATTCTACCGAAGGTATGCTCGCCGTGTTGGCTTTGGGGTGTCTGTTAGGAGGTCCTCATTTTCACAAGAGGGCACCTGCTTATATCTGGAGCTCATGTGCTGCAAAGGAGGGCGGCCACGTTATGAGCCAAAGTTCAGGAAACGGGCCTCTTCAACCACTAACTGTCCAGCCAAGATCAGAGTAAAGCTATGGGGAGATAAATTGTTGCATGtagagttggcaatccttgatCATAATCATCCTGTTAGCCCAGCAATGGCAAGGTTTTTGAACTCCTATAAGCAGCTATCTGGCCCTGCAAAGAGGCGATTACGTATGGGTGGCCCTGGAGCTATGCCAGTGGAAGAACCAAGCAAGATGCCTGTTGATAAGTTGGGTGCACTTGAGGAGCTTTTGTTTGGAGAGAGCAAGCACCATAGTTTTGTTGAGAGGGGCCGCTTGAAGTTCCAACCTGGAGATTCAGAAGCCCTTCGGCTTTTCTTTACTCGTATGCAAGCCAAAAATGCAAACTTCTTTAATGTCATTGACTTGGATGATGAAGGCTGTGTCAGAAATGTCTTCTGGGTAGATGCACGGTCAAGATCCATGTATGAGTTCTATAACGATGTTGTCACACTTGACACATCGTATGTGGTCGGTAAATATGATATGCCTCTTGCAACTTTTATTGGGGTGAATCATCATGGCCAATCTGTTTTATTGGGTTGTGGCCTGCTTTCAGATGAAACAGCAGAAACCTATTCATGGCTATTTAAGGCTTGGATAGCATGCATGTATGGTAATCTTCCAAAGGCTATCATCACTGGCCACTGCAGGGGCATCCAGAGTGCGGTTGCTGAGGTTATTCCTGGAGTCCATCATAGAATATGCCTATTTCATATAATGAGGAAGGCGACAGAGCGATTAGGTGGTCTGTCGGAGTACGCAGCTATCAGCAAGGCTTTCCAAAAAGCTGTATATGATTCTTTAACCATAGATGAGTTTGAAGGAAATTGGAATGCTCTGATTACATACAATGGGCTTCAGGGTAATGACTGGCTAAGATCAATTTATGAGTGCCGATACTCATGGGTTCCTGTTTTTCTTAAAGATACATTTTGGGCAGGAATGTCTGCTACACAAAGAAATGAAAATATCATTCCTTTCTTTGATGGATATGTAGATTTGAAAACCACATTGAAGCACTTTCTTGGGAAGTATGAGATGGCCTTGCAGAGCAAATATGAAAAGGAGGCCCAAGCAGATTTTGAGACATTCCATAAGCAGCGCCCACCTGTGTCAAAATTCTATATGGAAGAGCAACTGTCCAAGGTATACACCCATAACATCTTCAAGAAATTCCAAGATGAAATTGAAGCAATAATGTACTGCCATGTATCTTTCATTAATGTTGATGGCCTCATATCCACATTCGATGTCAAGGAATGGATTTTCCTTGAAGATGGTAAAAGGACTATGAGCAAGATCTTTACAGTGACAAATAACACAGATAAAAATGATTTAACTTGTATCTGTGGAGGTTTCCAGTTTAATGGAATATTGTGTAGGCATAGTCTCTCAGTCCTCAAGTTTCAACAGGTTCGTGAAATTCCTCCACACTATGTTCTTGATAGGTGGAAAAAGGATTTCAGACAGTTGCATGTGATGGGGCGTCCTTCAAGTGATGTTGTTCCAAACAATCGTGTGGATCGATATGATTATTTGTCAATGAGATGTCTGCAGCTAGTTGATTCAGCAGTCCTATCAGATAAATATCGTCTTGCTTTGAGATTGGTGAGGGAGATGGAGAAGTTTATGTTAAACAGCAACACGCATGATGATACACAACCAAGGATCAAGTCTCGCATTCCTAAAGCAAATAAACCAAATACAGTGGTTGGTCAAAATCTGGTAAACGTTGGCACTTACAATGGAAATGATAGGCCCAAAGCAACAACAGAG ATGCAGGCTTCTTCATTAACACAGGGATTGGATGTCCAGAAG GGAGGAGCAGAAAAGGGCATAGTTCCTGCTGGTTACATTGGACTGCCAGCTAATGTTCAGCAATTCGTAGGCAGTCAAACAGCGATTCGCCCAAGCATTGTGTATATGGTTCCG AGTGGTGTTGACCCACAGGCATTTGGAAATGGTGTTCTGATGCCTGTTGTGTACCAGCAGATGTTCCAG GTACCCCAGCAGCCAAATGGAACCATGCCAGATACTTCAGCAAATGGAAAAAGGAAGCGGCCTCGTGCCCAGAAGCCAACAGAGGCATCTGAACAGTCAAATGGAACCCCGGCAACAGGACCCACATCTGGGTAG